A single region of the Chelonia mydas isolate rCheMyd1 chromosome 4, rCheMyd1.pri.v2, whole genome shotgun sequence genome encodes:
- the GRSF1 gene encoding G-rich sequence factor 1 isoform X2, with amino-acid sequence MAGTRWVLGALLRGCGCSCSSCQRTGAACLPLRPAAAASAAGLSGLSGRRRLLLLLGAAAAQSRGLQVAVAAGSLPSPAGPGFGALRGPLLHQAHPGRSYGQDLSSSFQDEYPPLSEYEPIPSKTGEEDDVFLIRAQGLPYSCTVEDVLSFFADCRIRNGERGIHFLLNRDGKRRGDALIELESEQDVENALEKHRKYMGQRYVEVFEIHNEDVDAILKSLQSSSSPAVNDGVVRLRGLPYSCTEADISEFFAGLDIVEMTFVMDQRGRRKTGEAFVQFAAPEMANQALLKHKEEIGNRYIEIFPSRRSEVRTHSGSYRGKKMMNTYPTAKLIKESESVFEENELSQTLGPTAACESEKENESYREVIEKPRDASEFGSTSSPLHFVHLRGLPFQASAQDIVNFFAPLKPAKITMEYNSSGKATGEADVHFETHEDAVAAMAKDRSHVQ; translated from the exons ATGGCCGGGACGCGCTGGGTGCTGGGCGCGCTGCTCCGGGGCTGcggctgcagctgcagcagctgccagcgCACCGGGGCGGCCTGCCTGCCCCTgcgccccgccgccgccgcctccgccGCCGGCCTGTCCGGCCTCTCGGGCCGCCgccggctcctgctgctgctgggggcggcgGCCGCGCAGAGCCGGGGCCTGCAAGTGGCGGTGGCCGCCGGCAGCCTGCCCAGCCCGGCCGGGCCCGGGTTCGGGGCCTTGCGGGGCCCGCTGCTGCACCAGGCCCACCCGGGGCGGAGCTACGGCCAG gATTTGAGTTCCTCATTTCAAGATGAGTATCCTCCACTCTCAGAGTATGAACCAATTCCATCCAAGactggagaggaagatgatgtgtTTCTTATCCGAGCCCAAGGATTGCCATACTCTTGCACTGTTGAAGATGTGCTTAGCTTTTTCGCTG ACTGCAGGATTCGAAATGGAGAGCGTGGGATACACTTCCTTTTAAACAGGGATGGCAAACGCAGAGGAGATGCTTTGATTGAACTAGAGTCAGAACAGGATGTGGAAAATGCCTTAGAAAAGCACCGGAAATATATGGGTCAGCGGTACGTGGAAG TTTTTGAAATACATAATGAAGATGTAGATGCCATATTGAAGAGTCTGCAGTCCAGTTCATCCCCTGCAGTTAATGATGGAGTTGTACGCCTCAGAGGCCTTCCTTACAGTTGTACTGAAGCAGACATTTCAGAGTTCTTTGCAG GTTTGGATATAGTTGAGATGACTTTTGTCATGGAtcagagaggaagaagaaaaacaggAGAAGCTTTTGTGCAGTTTGCAGCAccagaaatggcaaatcaagccTTGTTAAAGCATAAGGAGGAAATTGGGAATCG ATATATAGAAATATTTCCAAGTAGGAGGAGTGAAGTTCGAACCCATAGCGGTTCGTACAGGGGGAAGAAGATGATGAATACTTATCCAACTGCTAAACTGATAAAAGAATCCGAATCAGTCTTTGAAGAAAATGAATTGAGTCAGACCCTAGGACCAACAGCAGCTTgtgaaagtgaaaaagaaaacg AATCTTATAGAGAAGTGATTGAAAAGCCTCGGGATGCTTCAGAATTCGGGAGTACCTCATCACCGCTGCATTTTGTCCATCTGAGAGGTCTGCCTTTCCAAGCTAGTGCCCAAGACATTGTAAAT ttttttgCTCCACTGAAACCTGCAAAAATCACCATGGAATATAATTCCAGTGGGAAAGCTACAGGAGAAGCAGATGTACATTTTGAGACTCATGAAGATGCAGTTGCTGCTATGGCTAAGGACAGGTCACACGTGC AATGA
- the GRSF1 gene encoding G-rich sequence factor 1 isoform X1, with protein sequence MAGTRWVLGALLRGCGCSCSSCQRTGAACLPLRPAAAASAAGLSGLSGRRRLLLLLGAAAAQSRGLQVAVAAGSLPSPAGPGFGALRGPLLHQAHPGRSYGQDLSSSFQDEYPPLSEYEPIPSKTGEEDDVFLIRAQGLPYSCTVEDVLSFFADCRIRNGERGIHFLLNRDGKRRGDALIELESEQDVENALEKHRKYMGQRYVEVFEIHNEDVDAILKSLQSSSSPAVNDGVVRLRGLPYSCTEADISEFFAGLDIVEMTFVMDQRGRRKTGEAFVQFAAPEMANQALLKHKEEIGNRYIEIFPSRRSEVRTHSGSYRGKKMMNTYPTAKLIKESESVFEENELSQTLGPTAACESEKENESYREVIEKPRDASEFGSTSSPLHFVHLRGLPFQASAQDIVNFFAPLKPAKITMEYNSSGKATGEADVHFETHEDAVAAMAKDRSHVQHRYIELFLNSSPKRKQDC encoded by the exons ATGGCCGGGACGCGCTGGGTGCTGGGCGCGCTGCTCCGGGGCTGcggctgcagctgcagcagctgccagcgCACCGGGGCGGCCTGCCTGCCCCTgcgccccgccgccgccgcctccgccGCCGGCCTGTCCGGCCTCTCGGGCCGCCgccggctcctgctgctgctgggggcggcgGCCGCGCAGAGCCGGGGCCTGCAAGTGGCGGTGGCCGCCGGCAGCCTGCCCAGCCCGGCCGGGCCCGGGTTCGGGGCCTTGCGGGGCCCGCTGCTGCACCAGGCCCACCCGGGGCGGAGCTACGGCCAG gATTTGAGTTCCTCATTTCAAGATGAGTATCCTCCACTCTCAGAGTATGAACCAATTCCATCCAAGactggagaggaagatgatgtgtTTCTTATCCGAGCCCAAGGATTGCCATACTCTTGCACTGTTGAAGATGTGCTTAGCTTTTTCGCTG ACTGCAGGATTCGAAATGGAGAGCGTGGGATACACTTCCTTTTAAACAGGGATGGCAAACGCAGAGGAGATGCTTTGATTGAACTAGAGTCAGAACAGGATGTGGAAAATGCCTTAGAAAAGCACCGGAAATATATGGGTCAGCGGTACGTGGAAG TTTTTGAAATACATAATGAAGATGTAGATGCCATATTGAAGAGTCTGCAGTCCAGTTCATCCCCTGCAGTTAATGATGGAGTTGTACGCCTCAGAGGCCTTCCTTACAGTTGTACTGAAGCAGACATTTCAGAGTTCTTTGCAG GTTTGGATATAGTTGAGATGACTTTTGTCATGGAtcagagaggaagaagaaaaacaggAGAAGCTTTTGTGCAGTTTGCAGCAccagaaatggcaaatcaagccTTGTTAAAGCATAAGGAGGAAATTGGGAATCG ATATATAGAAATATTTCCAAGTAGGAGGAGTGAAGTTCGAACCCATAGCGGTTCGTACAGGGGGAAGAAGATGATGAATACTTATCCAACTGCTAAACTGATAAAAGAATCCGAATCAGTCTTTGAAGAAAATGAATTGAGTCAGACCCTAGGACCAACAGCAGCTTgtgaaagtgaaaaagaaaacg AATCTTATAGAGAAGTGATTGAAAAGCCTCGGGATGCTTCAGAATTCGGGAGTACCTCATCACCGCTGCATTTTGTCCATCTGAGAGGTCTGCCTTTCCAAGCTAGTGCCCAAGACATTGTAAAT ttttttgCTCCACTGAAACCTGCAAAAATCACCATGGAATATAATTCCAGTGGGAAAGCTACAGGAGAAGCAGATGTACATTTTGAGACTCATGAAGATGCAGTTGCTGCTATGGCTAAGGACAGGTCACACGTGC AGCATAGATATATTGAATTATTTCTGAATTCATctccaaaaagaaaacaagattgCTAG